A section of the Sphingomonas ginsenosidivorax genome encodes:
- a CDS encoding TonB-dependent receptor gives MHKHFALLGASMLVLAAAPATAEDERGADIVVTARKSVSQDQPATRASIDAATIAATVNAVNVEDTLKYLPSLLVRKRHIGDTQAPLATRTNGVGASARSLVYADGALLSALIGNNNTNASPRWGLVSPQEIARIDVLYGPYSAAYPGNAIGAVVTITTRLPERLEATITAGTNLQTYDQYGTHEKLPAYQLGATLGDRFGPLALFGSYDHVTSNSQPVLFVTASRPATASGAGTPVTGGYDDVNRTGAPIRVLGASGIEHQQQDRFKLKAALDVTSAIRLTYVGGLFRNDTDAVAQTYLRDAAGTPVFAGTVNSDGRAYTLAPAAFSGGTYAFDERHWSHALSATGIGAVDWQVIGTLYDYAHSVQRSPTVVLPAAHGGGAGTITRLDGTGWATLDAKASFDATPAHRIGLGAHLDRFELASDRYATDDWISGREGQLNLASRGKTRTAALWAQDAWRVAQAVTLTLGGRYEWWRAYDGSNFSLAPAIAATQPVLTAARFSPKASLAWDPSPAWTLRASFGTAWRFPTVGELYQIVTTPVAAVPNPNLRPERALSEELSAEHHDEHGSLRVSLFNESIRDALIAQTGPLNGTTTLATFVQNVGRTRARGVEAAVQRADIVPRFDLTGSVTYADATTRANAAFPASVGKRLPQVPQWKATLVGTWRPADGVSLTAAGRYASRFYGTLDNSDVVGNTYQGFYRYLVVDLRAQVRVGEHYTLGLGVDNVGNDRYFLFHPFPQRSFQADLTWTL, from the coding sequence ATGCACAAGCATTTCGCGCTTCTCGGCGCGTCGATGCTCGTCCTCGCCGCGGCGCCTGCCACGGCGGAGGACGAGCGCGGGGCCGACATCGTCGTCACCGCCCGCAAATCCGTATCGCAAGACCAGCCCGCAACCCGCGCCAGCATCGACGCGGCGACCATCGCCGCCACCGTCAACGCGGTGAACGTCGAGGACACCCTCAAATACCTCCCCAGCCTGCTCGTCCGCAAACGCCATATCGGCGACACGCAGGCGCCGCTCGCGACGCGCACCAACGGCGTCGGTGCCAGCGCCCGCAGCCTGGTCTATGCCGATGGCGCGCTGCTCTCCGCGCTGATCGGCAACAACAATACCAACGCCTCGCCGCGCTGGGGGCTCGTCAGCCCGCAGGAGATCGCGCGGATCGACGTCCTCTACGGCCCCTATTCGGCGGCCTATCCGGGGAATGCGATCGGCGCGGTGGTCACCATCACGACCAGGCTGCCCGAACGGCTGGAGGCGACGATCACCGCCGGCACCAACCTCCAGACCTATGATCAGTACGGCACGCACGAGAAGCTCCCGGCTTATCAGCTCGGTGCGACGCTCGGTGACCGGTTCGGGCCGCTCGCGCTGTTCGGCAGCTACGACCACGTCACCAGCAACAGCCAGCCGGTGCTGTTCGTCACCGCCAGCCGCCCGGCAACGGCAAGCGGCGCAGGCACCCCGGTCACCGGCGGTTATGACGACGTCAACCGTACGGGCGCGCCGATCCGCGTGCTCGGCGCGAGCGGGATCGAGCACCAGCAGCAGGATCGCTTCAAGCTGAAGGCCGCGCTCGACGTCACCTCCGCGATCCGCCTGACCTATGTCGGCGGGCTGTTCCGCAACGATACCGACGCGGTGGCGCAGACCTATCTGCGCGACGCGGCGGGCACGCCGGTGTTCGCCGGGACCGTCAACAGCGACGGCCGCGCCTACACGCTCGCGCCCGCGGCGTTCTCCGGCGGCACCTATGCGTTCGACGAGCGTCATTGGAGCCACGCGCTGTCCGCGACCGGCATCGGCGCGGTCGACTGGCAGGTGATCGGCACGCTCTACGACTATGCGCACTCGGTCCAGCGTAGCCCGACCGTCGTTTTGCCCGCAGCGCACGGTGGCGGGGCGGGGACGATCACTCGGCTCGACGGCACCGGCTGGGCGACGCTCGACGCCAAGGCGAGCTTCGATGCGACGCCTGCGCACCGGATCGGACTTGGCGCGCATCTCGACCGGTTCGAACTGGCGAGCGACCGCTATGCCACCGACGACTGGATCTCGGGTCGCGAGGGGCAGCTGAATCTCGCCTCGCGCGGCAAGACGCGGACCGCGGCGCTGTGGGCGCAGGATGCGTGGCGCGTGGCGCAGGCGGTCACGCTGACGCTCGGCGGGCGCTACGAATGGTGGCGCGCCTATGACGGCAGCAATTTCTCGCTCGCCCCCGCGATCGCGGCTACGCAGCCCGTGCTGACCGCGGCGCGCTTCTCGCCCAAGGCGTCGCTGGCGTGGGACCCGAGCCCCGCCTGGACGCTGCGCGCGTCGTTCGGCACGGCGTGGCGCTTCCCGACGGTCGGCGAACTCTACCAGATCGTCACGACCCCGGTCGCCGCGGTTCCCAACCCCAACCTCAGGCCCGAACGCGCGCTGTCGGAGGAACTGAGCGCCGAGCATCACGACGAGCACGGCTCGCTGCGCGTGTCGCTGTTCAACGAGAGCATCCGCGACGCGCTGATTGCGCAGACCGGGCCGCTCAACGGCACGACGACGCTCGCCACCTTCGTCCAGAATGTCGGCCGCACCCGCGCCCGCGGCGTCGAGGCGGCGGTGCAGCGCGCGGACATCGTGCCGCGGTTCGACCTGACCGGCAGCGTCACCTATGCCGACGCGACGACGCGGGCCAACGCGGCCTTCCCCGCCTCGGTGGGCAAGCGCCTGCCGCAGGTCCCGCAGTGGAAGGCGACGCTGGTCGGCACCTGGCGCCCGGCGGACGGCGTGTCGCTGACCGCGGCGGGGCGCTATGCCAGCCGCTTCTACGGCACGCTCGACAACAGCGACGTGGTCGGGAACACCTATCAGGGCTTCTACAGATATCTCGTGGTCGACCTGCGCGCGCAGGTCCGGGTGGGCGAGCATTACACGCTGGGCCTGGGCGTCGATAATGTCGGCAACGACCGGTATTTCCTGTTCCATCCCTTCCCGCAGCGCAGTTTCCAGGCGGACCTCACATGGACATTGTGA
- a CDS encoding DUF3297 family protein — protein sequence MTETPETPQVEAVQGDTPPDRLSTNYRSPFFQQDLLERGIGIRFKGAQRHDVEEYCISEGWIRVALGKKVDRHGNPLTLKLSGDVEAWFERPAADKAD from the coding sequence ATGACCGAGACTCCAGAAACGCCGCAAGTCGAAGCCGTGCAGGGTGACACCCCGCCCGATCGCCTCTCGACCAACTATCGCAGCCCGTTCTTCCAGCAGGACCTGCTCGAGCGCGGCATCGGCATCCGCTTCAAAGGCGCGCAGCGCCACGACGTCGAGGAATATTGCATCTCGGAGGGCTGGATCCGCGTCGCGCTCGGCAAGAAGGTCGATCGCCACGGGAATCCGCTGACGCTCAAGCTGTCGGGCGATGTCGAGGCGTGGTTCGAGCGGCCGGCGGCAGACAAGGCCGACTAA
- a CDS encoding LytR/AlgR family response regulator transcription factor, with protein MTIRTILVDDEPLAIQGLELRLQAHDDVEIIEKCSNGREAIRAIKTHKPDLVFLDIQMPGFDGFSVVQGLMEVEPPLFVFVTAYSDHALRAFEAQAVDYLMKPVEESRLADTLDRVRQRLNEKRGVEEVDRLREVLADVAPDAAADMDGGDAVQANRFEKLINIKDRGQIFRVDVDTIERIDAAGDYMCIYTGDNTLILRETMKDLEKRLDPRRFQRVHRSTIVNLDLVKQVKPHTNGECFLVLNSGASVKVSRSYRDVVARFVH; from the coding sequence ATGACCATCCGTACCATCCTCGTCGACGACGAGCCGCTGGCGATCCAGGGCCTGGAGCTCCGGCTGCAGGCGCACGACGACGTCGAGATCATCGAAAAATGCTCGAACGGCCGCGAAGCCATCCGCGCGATCAAGACGCACAAGCCCGACCTCGTCTTCCTCGATATCCAGATGCCCGGGTTCGACGGCTTCTCGGTCGTCCAGGGGCTGATGGAGGTCGAACCGCCACTGTTCGTCTTCGTCACCGCGTATAGCGACCATGCGCTGCGCGCGTTCGAGGCGCAGGCGGTCGATTATCTGATGAAGCCCGTGGAGGAATCGCGCCTCGCCGATACGCTCGACCGCGTGCGCCAGCGGCTGAACGAGAAGCGCGGCGTCGAGGAAGTCGACCGGTTGCGCGAAGTGCTCGCCGACGTCGCGCCCGATGCGGCCGCGGACATGGACGGCGGCGACGCGGTGCAGGCCAACCGCTTCGAAAAGCTCATCAACATCAAGGATCGCGGGCAAATCTTCCGCGTCGACGTCGATACGATCGAGCGGATCGACGCCGCCGGCGATTACATGTGCATCTACACCGGCGACAACACGCTGATCCTGCGCGAGACAATGAAGGACCTGGAAAAGCGACTCGACCCGCGCCGGTTCCAGCGCGTGCACCGCTCGACGATCGTCAACCTCGATCTGGTGAAGCAGGTAAAGCCGCATACCAACGGCGAATGCTTCCTCGTGCTCAACTCGGGCGCGAGCGTGAAGGTGAGCCGCTCGTACCGCGACGTCGTCGCGCGGTTCGTCCACTAA
- a CDS encoding ABC-F family ATP-binding cassette domain-containing protein, translating to MLNLNNITVRLGGRVILDGASAALPPGSRVGLIGRNGAGKSTMVRVIAGQLEPDDGSADMPRGSRIGYLAQEAPHGTKTPFETVLEADLERAALMIESETSEDPDRLGDVYERLIAIDAYTAPARAAQILLGLGFDEEMQARTLDSFSGGWKMRVALAALLFSQPDLLLLDEPSNHLDLEAVMWLEDFLKGYKATIVVVSHERDFLNNVVDHILHLQGGKITLYPGGYDAFERQRAERLAQIEAARANQAVQREKLQEYIAKNSARASTAKQAQSRQKMLAKMQPIAESYNDPTLSFGFPNPTELRPPLITLDMATVGYADVPILKRLNMRLDPDDRVALLGRNGNGKTTLARLLAAQLVPMDGAMASSNKMKVGYFTQYQVEELDPHDTPIEHMAHLMKGATPAAVRAQLGRFGFSGDKATTKVGKLSGGERARLALALITRDAPHMLILDEPTNHLDVDAREALVQALNAYTGAVVLVSHDRHMLELTADRLVLVDGGTAKEFDGSLDDYIAFVLKGDAGKGDAASKADKKAGKKAAADAKNNDAALRKALREVEEQTAKFTKECAAIDLAMSDPAKAEPRFSRMSMGDLNKRRAEIQVKLDASEAKWLEASEALEGVAA from the coding sequence ATGCTGAACCTGAACAATATCACGGTGCGCCTGGGCGGCCGCGTCATCCTCGACGGCGCCAGCGCGGCGCTGCCGCCGGGCAGCCGCGTCGGCCTGATCGGCCGCAACGGCGCGGGCAAGTCGACGATGGTGCGCGTGATCGCGGGCCAGCTCGAGCCCGACGACGGCTCGGCCGACATGCCGCGCGGGTCGCGCATCGGCTATCTCGCGCAGGAAGCGCCGCACGGCACCAAGACCCCGTTCGAAACCGTGCTCGAGGCCGACCTCGAGCGCGCCGCGCTGATGATCGAGAGCGAGACGAGCGAGGACCCCGACCGGCTGGGCGACGTGTACGAGCGCCTCATCGCGATCGACGCGTACACCGCGCCGGCGCGCGCCGCGCAGATCCTGCTCGGCCTCGGCTTCGACGAGGAGATGCAGGCGCGCACGCTCGACAGCTTCTCGGGCGGCTGGAAGATGCGCGTCGCGCTCGCCGCGTTGCTGTTTTCGCAACCCGACCTGCTGCTGCTCGACGAGCCGTCGAACCATCTCGATCTCGAAGCGGTGATGTGGCTCGAGGACTTCCTCAAGGGCTACAAGGCGACGATCGTCGTGGTCAGCCACGAGCGCGACTTCCTCAACAACGTCGTCGACCACATCCTGCACCTGCAGGGCGGCAAGATCACGCTTTACCCCGGCGGCTACGACGCGTTCGAGCGCCAGCGCGCCGAGCGGCTCGCGCAGATCGAGGCGGCCCGCGCCAACCAGGCGGTGCAGCGCGAGAAGCTGCAGGAGTACATCGCCAAGAACTCCGCGCGCGCCTCGACCGCGAAGCAGGCGCAGTCGCGCCAGAAGATGCTCGCCAAGATGCAGCCGATCGCGGAGAGCTACAACGATCCGACGCTGTCGTTCGGCTTCCCCAACCCGACCGAGCTGCGGCCGCCGCTGATCACGCTCGACATGGCGACGGTCGGTTATGCCGACGTGCCGATCCTCAAGCGGCTCAACATGCGGCTCGATCCCGACGACCGGGTCGCGCTGCTCGGCCGCAACGGCAACGGCAAGACCACGCTGGCGCGGCTGCTCGCGGCGCAACTGGTGCCGATGGACGGCGCGATGGCGTCGTCGAACAAGATGAAGGTCGGGTATTTCACCCAATATCAGGTCGAGGAGCTCGACCCGCACGACACCCCGATCGAGCATATGGCGCACCTGATGAAGGGCGCGACGCCCGCCGCGGTGCGCGCGCAGCTCGGCCGGTTCGGCTTTTCGGGCGACAAGGCGACGACCAAGGTCGGCAAGCTGTCGGGCGGCGAGCGCGCCCGCCTCGCGCTCGCGCTGATCACGCGCGACGCGCCGCACATGCTGATCCTCGACGAGCCGACGAACCATCTGGACGTCGACGCGCGCGAGGCTTTGGTGCAGGCGCTCAACGCCTATACCGGCGCGGTGGTGCTGGTCAGCCATGACCGTCACATGCTCGAACTGACCGCGGATCGGCTGGTGCTGGTCGACGGCGGCACCGCGAAGGAGTTCGACGGCAGCCTCGACGATTACATCGCGTTCGTGCTGAAGGGCGATGCGGGCAAGGGTGACGCCGCATCCAAGGCGGACAAGAAGGCAGGCAAGAAGGCCGCGGCGGATGCGAAGAACAACGACGCCGCGCTGCGCAAGGCGCTGCGCGAGGTCGAGGAACAGACCGCCAAGTTCACCAAGGAATGCGCCGCGATCGACCTGGCGATGAGCGATCCGGCCAAGGCCGAGCCGCGCTTCTCGCGGATGTCGATGGGCGACCTCAACAAGCGTCGCGCGGAAATCCAGGTGAAGCTGGACGCGAGCGAGGCGAAGTGGCTCGAGGCTAGCGAGGCGCTGGAGGGGGTGGCGGCCTAA
- a CDS encoding sensor histidine kinase, with protein sequence MLPSPAPATPGLPARRLPFTARPFFENKSRAFWTLQAVGWSGYLVLRGVSSVSNGLTLDVIIPVIIESIIGYCITLLLSTLYGYYRGLPRVIGLFLTVATLAAATFLYVILDAFAFSFIKTSNPGITITLLLGFVFLNFVTLAGWSALYFGINFYLIVEDQIDQMQHLESQASSAQLAMLRYQLNPHFLFNTLNSISTLVLLKQTERANAMLSRLSSFLRYTLANEPTAHVTVAQEIDQLKLYLEIEKMRFEDRMRPEFDIDPRAERARLPSLLLQPLVENAIKYAVTPQEEGAEIRVRVRLAGERVQIAVSDTGPGLIEGRIGSSLSTGVGLANIRDRLVQSFGADHRFETRSTPAGGFSVEIEIPYQLEDVNREAA encoded by the coding sequence ATGCTTCCCTCACCCGCTCCCGCCACCCCCGGCCTGCCCGCCCGGCGCCTGCCCTTCACCGCGCGGCCGTTCTTCGAGAACAAGAGCCGGGCGTTCTGGACGCTGCAGGCGGTCGGGTGGAGCGGCTATCTCGTCCTGCGCGGCGTGTCGTCGGTGTCGAACGGGCTGACGCTCGACGTGATCATCCCGGTGATCATCGAATCGATCATCGGCTATTGCATCACGCTGCTGCTCTCGACGCTCTATGGCTATTACCGCGGCCTTCCCCGCGTCATCGGGCTGTTCCTGACGGTCGCGACGCTGGCGGCAGCGACGTTCCTGTACGTCATCCTCGACGCGTTCGCCTTCTCGTTCATCAAGACGAGCAATCCGGGCATCACGATCACGCTGCTGCTGGGGTTCGTGTTCCTCAATTTCGTGACGCTCGCCGGCTGGTCGGCGCTGTATTTCGGGATCAACTTCTACCTGATCGTCGAAGACCAGATTGACCAGATGCAGCATCTCGAATCGCAGGCGTCGTCGGCGCAGCTGGCGATGCTGCGCTACCAGCTGAACCCGCATTTCCTGTTCAACACGCTCAACTCGATCTCGACGCTGGTGCTGCTCAAGCAGACCGAGCGCGCCAACGCGATGCTGAGCCGGCTGTCGTCGTTCCTGCGCTACACGCTCGCCAACGAGCCGACCGCGCACGTCACGGTGGCGCAGGAGATCGACCAGCTAAAACTGTATCTCGAGATCGAGAAGATGCGGTTCGAGGACCGGATGCGCCCCGAATTCGACATCGACCCCCGCGCCGAACGCGCCCGCCTGCCCTCGCTGCTGCTGCAGCCGCTGGTCGAGAACGCGATCAAATACGCCGTCACGCCGCAGGAAGAAGGCGCCGAAATCCGCGTCCGCGTGCGGCTCGCCGGGGAACGCGTGCAGATCGCCGTATCCGACACCGGCCCGGGGTTGATCGAGGGCAGGATCGGTTCAAGCCTTTCAACCGGCGTGGGGCTCGCCAATATACGGGATCGGTTGGTGCAGTCCTTCGGGGCCGACCACCGTTTTGAAACGCGCTCCACGCCTGCTGGCGGATTCTCGGTCGAGATCGAGATTCCCTACCAGCTCGAAGACGTGAACAGAGAGGCCGCATGA
- a CDS encoding cell wall hydrolase translates to MAKHVPLHIHGLIGLPALVLATSCVPDDHPVTASRIQAVPDSRTLLHRMALNVPDDIPMKALTAGDTRAAFATGAAPAFAAPRTADDAARAADCLTAAVYYEARSQSTDGQRAVAQVVLNRVRDRAFPNTVCGVVYQGSQRRTGCQFSFTCDGSMLRPREPGAWERARGVAEAALSGSVYAAVGAATSFHTTSILPWWASSLSRITTIGAHIFYRWQGGLERALTFRQAYAGFEPGAPTLAAMPAATVVEGVTVHRGNETVAGVTVHRGKTAPAAAPALVRVNFAGVRVHVGGHQPGVLDTGAEAATVGEESAPI, encoded by the coding sequence ATGGCGAAGCATGTCCCTCTGCACATCCACGGCCTGATCGGCCTCCCCGCGCTCGTCCTCGCGACCAGCTGCGTCCCCGACGATCACCCCGTCACCGCATCGCGCATCCAGGCGGTCCCCGATTCGCGCACGCTGCTGCACCGCATGGCGCTCAACGTCCCAGACGATATTCCGATGAAGGCGCTGACGGCCGGCGATACCCGCGCCGCGTTCGCGACCGGCGCTGCCCCCGCCTTCGCCGCGCCGCGGACCGCCGACGATGCCGCGCGCGCCGCCGATTGCCTGACCGCTGCGGTCTATTACGAGGCGCGGTCGCAATCGACCGATGGGCAGCGGGCGGTCGCGCAGGTCGTGCTCAACCGCGTCCGCGACCGCGCCTTTCCCAACACCGTGTGCGGCGTGGTCTATCAGGGATCGCAGCGGCGCACTGGGTGCCAGTTCAGCTTCACCTGCGACGGATCGATGCTGCGCCCGCGCGAACCCGGCGCCTGGGAGCGCGCGCGCGGCGTCGCCGAGGCCGCGCTGTCGGGCAGCGTCTATGCCGCGGTCGGCGCGGCGACGTCGTTCCATACGACGAGCATCCTGCCCTGGTGGGCGTCGAGCCTGTCGCGGATCACGACGATCGGCGCGCATATCTTCTATCGCTGGCAGGGCGGGCTGGAACGCGCGCTGACCTTCCGCCAGGCCTATGCCGGGTTCGAGCCCGGCGCCCCGACGCTCGCCGCGATGCCCGCCGCGACCGTGGTCGAGGGCGTCACCGTCCACCGCGGCAACGAGACCGTCGCCGGCGTGACGGTCCACCGCGGCAAGACCGCGCCCGCAGCCGCACCCGCGCTGGTCCGCGTCAATTTCGCCGGGGTGCGCGTGCATGTCGGCGGGCATCAGCCGGGCGTGCTGGACACGGGGGCCGAGGCTGCGACCGTCGGCGAGGAAAGCGCACCGATCTGA